In Gadus morhua chromosome 9, gadMor3.0, whole genome shotgun sequence, the sequence tttaaatgtacaGATGGGAAGTCTTAGTAAGCATGCTAGCTAGTTTAAGTATGGATGAAAGGCTTGGGTTTACATGCTGGCTCGTTCATTTAGAGATGTCTTTTATTTTAGCttgaaaaacacacatttcatCCATTTTAGTTTGGCTGGTTCAGCATATGAAAATAAATCGATGTAAAAGGGGGGCATTGGTAAGAAAAGGTTTGGGCACTGCAGCAGAGCATATTTCCGGCCGTATCAATGCCAGCAAAGCGGTGTAAGACATAAGCCATGTGTATGACGTTTTTCAACCTGTTTTGGAATGAGCTGTATCAACTTGCTCCGTTGGTGACATTACAGTAATCTCATTGGCTGACGGTGTTATCTGTCAAGTCATAGCTACTAATCAACTGTAGTGTGTAGGCCAAAAGGTCAGACCCTCTTGTGAAAGGAATTGAAAAGACCTTGCAAGATAGACTGGCAGAACCAGGCTACAAATTATTTCTATCAACATAACAACTGTATGGATGACTGTATAATATTCCAACTACCACTCTGGTACGGTACGCTTATGTTCCTAAAATGGCGAAGGCCATTGCGATGTGACGTGACGATGTCCAAGCCCAATACTCTAATGACCAGCGTAATTATGAAGGATGAATATATGCAATACATCACGTACCGTACAGAGCAGTCCAAGTCTGGTTGATGACATCTAGACACACAGTTCCTGACCTGGAAAGAACCACATCCATACACGAAAGCAACGTTGAATTAAGGTGATAAGTCGAATGGCGAAAAATTGTTCTGCAAGTTCTGCAATTAACATATTTGTAGAAAGCATTATTTAGCAGTCATGATAATGgcttaataaaatgtatacaacatTATGGTTACATCACATCTCAAGTGCATATAGTCCATTGTTAGTGGAACTTATCATGGATAAGACACTACAAACATGTCTGAAAGTCAGAAGTCCTACTCACGCCTCATCGATGTTGGGGTGAAATATTTTATTCATGAACCCtgtaaataaatgaacacaGGTTAATCACAGAGGTCATGTTAAAATGCTCTGTGATGCAAAGCATGCTGGGTAATAAAGGTAAAAAGGTTCTATGGTACTTGAACACCTACCTATTGACGGGGATTTAAAGGGGTACTTATCCGGCAGGTCCACGCGCACCTTCCAAACTCCTTCTTCATACGGTGCTGAAAAACAACGACATCAAGACTCAGTGTTGGCTAATCTGAAACTTTTTTATCAAAATGTAAGAAGGGGGTGAAGGTGTCTGGCACATACTTCCTGGTGGGCCGTGAAACTTCACCACAAACTCGTTCAGTCCGCTGAGGATGGTGACCTCATGCTTGCTTTCAATGCTGTGGGGTTTGTAAAGGAAACTACACAAAACGACCAAAACTGCTAGcgccatatttttttttacaacaaaaGGACATAATAATAGTGCGACAAGGGTCAACcggaaacagaaaaaaacagcaAAGGGAATTACAGTGTATAACGTTAGAGGAACTCTGGACACCTGGACAGGGTTAGCCTACAGGCTCCAGTAGCAAGACTCATGACATTCAGATCAATAATTCAGAGGCGAGGAGTGGATCTACTCAGTTCAACAACATGGACTCTCTGGTTGTATCAGGTTAAACAAGTCTGTTATGTTATATGCATGTTGCGTTATGTGTTGTTTTCAGGAAGGCTGAAACGATGACAGCGTTTTCATCTAATGGGGATCCTCAAATAAACAAAAGCTGACTCCGCTTTTAACTAGCACCAAGCTCAGTTCAACCCCACCCGACTGTCTGGTTGTAACTAGATAACAGCTTAGTTCCACATCATCCGAATGTCCGGTTCTAACTAGATCCCCGCCAAACATCCAGTTTTAACCACAGTATTCCATCTCAGTTCAACTCCAACCAACTGTCTAGCTGTTGCTTGATTGCAGCGCAGTTCAACACACCCGAAACATCTAATTTGAACTAGATTACAACTCAGTTCAACACCACCCAACTGTCTAGCTGTAACTAGATCAAAGCTCAAATCAACAATACTCAACTGTCTGGTTACAAGAAAGGTTTTCAGGACGGGTATCTGATTACAGCATTTTCAGCTAATGAAGGATCCTTAAAGAAACAAAAGCTGAATTAGCTGACAAAGCTTTTAACTAGCACCCAGCTCAGTCAAACACCACACAACTATCTGGTTGTAACAAGAATTTTCAGGAGGGGTAGCTGATTACAGCGTTTTCCGCTAATGGGGatctttaaataaacaaaagctGACTCTGCTTTTAGCTAGCACCAAGCTCAGTTTAACACAGTCCAAATGTCTGGTTGTAACTAGATCACAGCTCAGTTAAACACCACCCAACTCTCTGGCTGTAACTAGATTACAGCTCATTTCAACACCACCAAACTCTCTGGTTGTAACTAGATCACAGCTCATTTCAACACCACCCGAATGTCTGGTTGATAAAAGATTGCAGCTCAGTTCAACCCCACCCGACTCTCAGGATATGACTTGATCACAGAAAAACAACACCAGACTCTCTGGTTAACATGTAAATAGAGAACTTCTTCGCCTGATGCTTCACTGATGATTCTTGGTCATTTGACAAAGCAATTTAGGTGTCAAAATGTATACATGGGTTACAGCCAGTAACCTTAACTTTAAACCTAGGCATTCTCACACTGAATGTGTTCTTTGAATTGGTGAATGTTGGAaacaataaccctaaccctattgtTAACAATGGATTCTACAGCAGCCCAGTAGCCAAGCTATTAGACATCTAGCAGCAggtgattattatttattataaatagcAAAAATGTCAAGTAAAGTGGGAATGTAAGAAAAATCTTAAATAGCCCAACTTTAACATTGAATTTACGATACATGACGGATCCAGAGCTCTTATACCAAAATTCTTAAAGCCCTACTGAGTAAAAGCACTTAAATTGCAGGACTTTAAAGCCATTGCAACTGTTAGATTAACTAGACGGCAAACAAAATGAGAGCAGTTTCACTGTGTAATGGGAAAAATAAAGGCTTGAgaaatatcatatcatatctaGATCTATAAATCTAGATCTATaaatctaatatatatatatatatatatatatatatatatatatatatatatatatatatagagccaTTTAGCTGTGATTATCatgcaacatttaaatattcgCTTCTACAttctattaaatatattatgGAGGACCAAGTGTAGTCCAAATTATTTCATCGATCGTTTTATTTACTGCTCACttatattatttctttatttgaaaacactttcatttaaatgtatcattaaacattaatttattatttccaTAACATGTAGCTTCGTCAACAATAGGGGATTTCTGCCCAACCCCCAACCACTGCATGTGCACACAGTACAGCGCGTTTGTTTTTCCTCGATCAGCTGTCACTAAGATCCGCCCTCTACCATGTTCCGGATGGTAACAGGCGGACCAATCAGAATGCGGGATTGAGCTGcaggacaaaaacaaaacaattcagCTCATGCTGCCAGGGCCTTTAATGGCAACAAACTTGTGTGTTAAAATGTTTCGTCGTCTTTAAACCCACAACGAACTACTAAGATAATGTGTGAATTTTCAAGTAAATAGTCTGATATTAAATGATATCCTTGTATGGACCAAATTTGACAAAACGATTTGGATCAAGTATTTCCATGATAATTATGTAATTAACGTAAGAGCACGTCTACCTTTGGGTTTGGTGAATGTCATGAAATGAGTTTGCTACAAATACAATCCATAAAAAAGCAATTATATTAACTCATGGTTCGATGGCAAAAACAGGCCAACGATTGTGCAACTAAATACACAACAAAAGATCTGTAGGAAAATAGTTTTACGCTGACGCTATTTGAGGATTTGTCAGTTCCAACGAACACGAATCCTCCAAAAATTATTTAATTTCCGACATTCAAGCAATCCTCCATTTTCCGACCTAAGCAATTTCAAATAATACAGAAATTGTTCAATGTCTCGCGGTGTTTGTTGACTCCAAACTAAGGAGGATTATCAAGCTAACTTACTGTTAGCTGGCTAATGCTAACAATGTTTGACGCGAATTGCAGCTTAGTTACAGAGGTCAGCGTTTACCGATGGCCTCGGTTCGATATGTGACAAATCACAACGAGAAACGTCTGTTTATTATGGTATACGTTAGATTAACAAGAAATACATGAAAAACCAGCGTTGGCTGTGAAGGCATTTAAAACAAATCCGTAGCTTAGCTCAAAACAGGTAAATAGTTGGCTTGCTAACGCATTGCGTGAGCCGACTCGGACTCGATGCTTGTTCCAGAAATAACCGTCCCTTATAGATTTACCATAGAACCATAAAACCACAAATAATCCAGCTAGCTATACACAAATACTCGATGCatttcaaatcaaataaaacaattgcctACGACGTAAACAACACAATCGAGCTGGCAGCTGTAAAGCATACAGACAAAAGTTGGATTCCCAATCAGGGCGATCTGGTGATGTTGTGAAAAGGATACAGTTTCACCACGTCGGTGTCCATTCGCCTCTTGCCCGGACTCGGAGACGACATTTTTGTAATCTGTTTTTCAAAAGTACACTTGCTAACCTATGGTTCTAAAGAACAGTTTTAGCTTGACAATGCAACTACCCTGGAATACTCCAGCAGCCTTACCAGTCTGTCCATAAACGGGTTCTCATAGTAATCAAATCACTCACTTTGTTTTAACGATGGTTTTCGTGGCGATATTTCACATTGAGAGCCCTTGCCTATCTAGTTCTGTCCTGTCCTGAGCAGCCTCTGCGAGTGACATCACCGTCAAGCGACACGAGCGTCGGGAGAGGAGGGGCCCCAGCAGAGGCAGGCATAACTGACTAGAGTAAACACAGAACATTGCCATGGTATTCTCTCTATTTTGCGATACTCTCTGTGTAGTTTAAGATGACAATCTATATCAAATTTGACGAGGTGCTTGAGGGCTGACCCAAATCCATCCTTATTTTGTGTGTTAATAGCTGTGAGGTTTAATGACCCACCAATGCACTTGTAGTTCgcatatatgtacatataggTAAGTCATTTTGCAAATTACAAATTAAAACTACAGACTTTGGCTTTTAACATATATAAACTATACTAGTGTGGCTGATCACCAATCGTTAGTTGTGCTTACATTAAAGTATAAATGTAATTTATCTACGGCCTATACAAATATACATTCCTGTCTGAGTTCCAAAAGTACATCTTTTTGTTCTACAAAAAATCGGAATACTTTTTCACACAGTTATGTGATGAGTTATACATAATTGAATATATACTATTGGATGTATGGATGCTATAGGGAAGCAATTAAGACAGACAATTATACTGTTTAATGttattatatgtatgtatgcatgtaaatACACAGCAACGTTGGTGTGTACGTATGATGTAGCCCtatatatgaatgtatgtgcatacacaaacacagcagattatgtctctgtctgtcggtctatcTGTCGGTAtattcatgtatgtatgtatcgtTTGATGAGAAAACCGGTTGCGAGTGCGTCTGTGCCAGATATTGCCATTGTTGCAATGTCTGGAATGGAATCCAATATGCTGTGTAAATGGAGCTCTCCTTGGACGCCTGCAGCCCTTGTCGGAGACGCACCGCCCACCCCTGCTCCGGATTGGTCAGAGCACTACAGCTGGCTGTGACGGTGTGAGTTGCAGCAGGTTTTTACTTATTTTGACTTGATTGGTGcttcaaaaataacataatacctGTGGCGCACTATCACTGTCTGCGATAGTGTTTGCTTTTGCACTCCGTTTACAATGTCGATCGTGGAAGGTGTGGGAAACTGCGGCCTCAATCAACTAAATAAATTCGAGAAACTGTCGTGGAGGCTGTCCATTCGTGATCCAGGTTTGTAAACAAAAGCAGATGGTCCACAAGTGCAGAGCACATATATGTCAAGCATGCCTCGATTTAATGGCGAATCGTCATGGCGTTAGCCTTATGAAGATCTATCTCTGGTTGTGCATGATGCAGCATTGCATTAGGCAGCGTCTGCAATGCCAAGTTTGACTACCGCAGCAAAACGAGTAAAGCTAGCTATTGCTACGGAAGCCAATACATTTAATCTGACATTAGTTTTTTTTATGCAGTCACATTCTGCAGTTGATACACTCATCGACTGCAGTCCGAAAAACTCCTAAGTATACATCCAATGATGTGTTCGCTATTTGTGTAACTATTATACATTGGTTTGAAGGCTCTAAGAAGAGAGTGCGATGGCTTCAGGCTCGTCGGATCTTCTCTCCATCATGCCCCAACCTGCGGATCCCGAACCGTTTTCTGAGAGAAGGTGGAGTAAAATGTTATGACATTTGACCGTTTATTAAGAGATTGATCCCCCAACCACAGTGATCTACGCCTTTCCCAAACAtgctctcccatacaccttatACGAACAAGTAAAGCCTATGTGAAAGTTGGTGCAACCTGTTCGGAAACACACAACAGAGATGGAGAATAAAACGCATATGTGGAAGTATTTAAGTAGCATACCACTATGTTATACCTCCAGTAGAACACATTTAACATTGGGATGAGTAATAAATGTTGCATTCAACATTTAGACCCCCTCACCTTAAGTTTAAACCTAGGCATTCTTGCgctgaatgttttattttaattggaGAACTGCAATTGTCTTTCAATAAAATGTCCCCTTTCCCCTGGGGTCTTCACAATGGGACTCATTTAATTGTTTACAATGGATTATACAGCAGTCCAGTAGCCAACTATAGTAGACATCTAGCAGGtgatattattaataaaaaaaaagtcaggTAAAGTGGGTATGTTAGAAAAGTCGGCTCAAATCCCTAATTCCCAAGAAGTACATGCAGCAACAAGCCTTCAAGTTAATCCTACGCTGTGAACGCCAGCGCAAGGGGGAGGATGAGCTACGTGTTAACGCTGaacatctctccccctccccaggacATTATGCCCCCCCTGCCCGCAGCGGACACCGCTGTGTAGCAGACAACGCCAACCTCTATGTGTTCGGAGGCTACAACCCAGACTTTGATGACGCCGGGGGCTCTGAGAACGAGGACTACCCGCTGTTCAGGGAGCTGTGGAGGTTCCACTTTGCCACGGCCACCTGGCAGCAGCTCCGCACCGAGGGCTATATGCCAACTGAGCTGGCCTCAATGTCTGGTAGGCCGCAACCCCCTATCCCTCCGAGCTAGGCAGAGACCCTCCATACCCGGGAGACTGGACCTACCCTCAAAAACCTTCTATACCAAGTAGACCAGACCTACCCTTCCATACAAAATAGATCATGGCCtggcccacctccaccctgcatGCCCGGTATACCAAACCTACCCTCAATAATGCTCCCTACCAGGTAAAGACCAGGCCTATCCCTCTGACCCTCGATACAGGTAAAGACCAGGCCTATCCCTCTGACCCTCCATACCAGGTAGACCAGACCTAGCCTCCATACCAGGTCTAGTCCAGGCCTACCCTACCCTACCCTACTCTACCTGGCTTCCATACCAGGTAGAGTCCAGCGCCTACCCTGCATACCAAGTACAGACCCAGGCCTTCTCCCTTAAACTTCCCTCCCAGGTAGAGACACAGGCTTAACCCCTAACCTTCCCTACCAGGTAGAGGTAGGGAAGGTTAGGGGTTAAGCCTGTAACCTAAGGTTAGGACAGAAGGAGGTTAGGCCTTCTGTCCTAACCTCCCCCTACCAGGTAGAGACAGAGGAACCCTCCATTCTCAAAGAACACCCCTTAGGCAGTCGATGACCTACACATATGCAAATACCTGCAGTCCTGCCACAGCATAGCAACGCGCACGTCAAGTAATCCCTTTACAAATCGGTCGGGAACattgttttgtttagtttttaacTGCCAGAGAATACAATAATTTGAATACAAACGGCAAAATTAAAACTTTATTGTCAGTTGCTTGTGATGCACCAAACCCTTTGTCAATGCATTTCTATGATTTGTGCTCCAAATCATACATATCCTTTCATAATTCATTTTTTCAACATATTTACAAGAGGAGTCTGGGGATTCATACATTTAGTATCGGAAAACGCTACACTGCCCCCCTTGTGTACACATTAACGTGACAGGAAAATACGACTGTAAGTAGGGCTGTAAACATCCCAGTCGCAACGTGGATCATTGCAGAAGAGGGGATCGAAGGACGTTAATTCAGCCTAACCCTCCATACCAGGGAGAGACCCGCATTGAATAGCGGGTTGGATGTCCTGCAGCTCCAAGCCCTGAGCCTGGTATTCTGTGCTCTCCTGTCTCCTAGCGGTCATGCACGGCAACAACCTGCTTGTGTTTGGCGGAACGGGGATACCATTCGGTGAAAACAACGGCAACGACGTCCATGTTTGTAACATACACTACAAGCGATGGAACCTCCTGAACTGCAGGGGCCAGAAACCCAACCGGATTTACGGACAGGTTAGCCCAGGGTTTATTCCCCAATCCAAGGTTCACTTTTCCCTTAAAGATGCATTCCAGCTGACCTAGGTGTTTTCCATCTCATATTCTATATCTATTTAGTCACTCCTTCTTACTCTGCCTCCACCGCCAGGCCATGGTCATTATAAATGGCTACCTGTATGTGTTTGGAGGAACGACGGGTTATTTCTACAGCACAGACCTGCACCGGCTGGACCTGTCCACACGCATCTGGGTCCACCTCAAACCCAAGAATGCACCCACAGATCTCCCTGAGGAAAGGTGAGTCCAATCCCTGACCAGCACCATGGGTTCTCATACTGATGTTTGAAGGATGTTTGATTAACCCCCACCACTCAGGTACAGACATGAGCTCGCTCACGACACACAGAGGATCTACATTCTAGGAGGCGGGACTTCCTGGACGTCATATCCTCTAGACAAGGTATTAAAGATATTGCCTGCAAACAAACAACGAcgatgaacacaataaacaaaaacatgtcGTGCAGTCATTTTAATGCCACTTGAAATCTGTCAGATTCATGCGTACAACCTTGAGACAAACTGCTGGGAGAGGATCGTCACGAAACCTCATGAAAAgataggtgtgtgagtgtgagtgtacaCATTCTAATTTGCAGGAGATTTTAAGCTCATATTTGATCCCCATGCTTGTTTATTTTTACCCTGTGAACAAAAGGTTATCCTGCTGCTCGCCGCTGTCACAGCTGTGTGCAAGTCAAAGACGGTAGGACCAGCTGAAACTCCTGACTGTCCTCTAACTACTCCTTCTACTACTAGTTTACACACTGAGGATTCACCTGCCTATCCCTCATAAAGCTAATACCTTCACTTGATCTGCCTGCTACAAACCTTACTCTTTTCCTTCACAAAGCctcagtttattttttttatcattaatcacacacacgcatgccctaGACATCCATGAATGGGAAAAAGAGAATTGAGTCATGTTGTTAGGGCAGCGTCATGTTTCAAGTAAATGGAACAGTGGGCAGCAGTCCTtcataaaaacatttcaaacaagTTCTCAAAAGTTGGAATCAGAATAAATCATGTAAGAATAAATTTCAAGTTTGCCTGGATAATCCTGTGCAGAGATTGGGGGAGGGGACTATTAGGTACCAGCCCTTCACAGTTCACACTGTGTTTCCCCACAGAGGTGTTTATATGTGGAGGGTACAACGGGGAACAAATACTGTCAGACCTGTGGAAGATCAGCCTGCAGACGTACCAGTGGAGCAGACTGCCCGCCCTCATGCCAGAGCCTGCTTACTTCCACTGTGCTGCTATCACACCGGTTAGTGCACTGTATTCAATGCTATTGTTTAAAAGGTCTGACCTTTTAATCCCAATGCAGCCCTCTTTTTACTATAGTCATTGTGGAGACTCTTGTATCCAAATAGAATATGtgattttatatatttcttaaaggttattgtattgtatttaaatgtaggcctatatgtaatTATGAGCATGATTGGCAATAGGCATCATAATCCAGAACAGATTAGCTGGGAGTCCAAATAAGCGAGCCATGGCTCCACTCTGTAACGCCTCCCTGGACGCCTCTTTCCCCGCCGTCCCCCAGGCCGGGTGCATGTACGTGCACGGCGGGGTGGTCAACCTGTCGGAGAACCGGAGGACGGGCTCCCTGTACAAGGTGTGGCTGGTGGTGCCTAGCTTACTGGAGCTCACGTTGGAGAGGCTTCTGAAGG encodes:
- the LOC115551485 gene encoding ubiquitin-conjugating enzyme E2 H; translation: MSSPSPGKRRMDTDVVKLIESKHEVTILSGLNEFVVKFHGPPGTPYEEGVWKVRVDLPDKYPFKSPSIGFMNKIFHPNIDEASGTVCLDVINQTWTALYDLTNIFESFLPQLLAYPNPIDPLNGDAAAMYLHRPEDYKHKIKEYIQKYATEEALKEQEERAGDSSSESSMSDFSEDEAQDMEL
- the LOC115551483 gene encoding kelch domain-containing protein 10 isoform X1, with the protein product MTHQCTCSSHICTYSPCRRRTAHPCSGLVRALQLAVTVVCFCTPFTMSIVEGVGNCGLNQLNKFEKLSWRLSIRDPGSKKRVRWLQARRIFSPSCPNLRIPNRFLREGHYAPPARSGHRCVADNANLYVFGGYNPDFDDAGGSENEDYPLFRELWRFHFATATWQQLRTEGYMPTELASMSAVMHGNNLLVFGGTGIPFGENNGNDVHVCNIHYKRWNLLNCRGQKPNRIYGQAMVIINGYLYVFGGTTGYFYSTDLHRLDLSTRIWVHLKPKNAPTDLPEERYRHELAHDTQRIYILGGGTSWTSYPLDKIHAYNLETNCWERIVTKPHEKIGYPAARRCHSCVQVKDEVFICGGYNGEQILSDLWKISLQTYQWSRLPALMPEPAYFHCAAITPAGCMYVHGGVVNLSENRRTGSLYKVWLVVPSLLELTLERLLKAYPRLPQLSSLQLHSLGLTHSLIQRLK
- the LOC115551483 gene encoding kelch domain-containing protein 10 isoform X2, which gives rise to MELSLDACSPCRRRTAHPCSGLVRALQLAVTVVCFCTPFTMSIVEGVGNCGLNQLNKFEKLSWRLSIRDPGSKKRVRWLQARRIFSPSCPNLRIPNRFLREGHYAPPARSGHRCVADNANLYVFGGYNPDFDDAGGSENEDYPLFRELWRFHFATATWQQLRTEGYMPTELASMSAVMHGNNLLVFGGTGIPFGENNGNDVHVCNIHYKRWNLLNCRGQKPNRIYGQAMVIINGYLYVFGGTTGYFYSTDLHRLDLSTRIWVHLKPKNAPTDLPEERYRHELAHDTQRIYILGGGTSWTSYPLDKIHAYNLETNCWERIVTKPHEKIGYPAARRCHSCVQVKDEVFICGGYNGEQILSDLWKISLQTYQWSRLPALMPEPAYFHCAAITPAGCMYVHGGVVNLSENRRTGSLYKVWLVVPSLLELTLERLLKAYPRLPQLSSLQLHSLGLTHSLIQRLK
- the LOC115551483 gene encoding kelch domain-containing protein 10 isoform X3, producing the protein MSIVEGVGNCGLNQLNKFEKLSWRLSIRDPGSKKRVRWLQARRIFSPSCPNLRIPNRFLREGHYAPPARSGHRCVADNANLYVFGGYNPDFDDAGGSENEDYPLFRELWRFHFATATWQQLRTEGYMPTELASMSAVMHGNNLLVFGGTGIPFGENNGNDVHVCNIHYKRWNLLNCRGQKPNRIYGQAMVIINGYLYVFGGTTGYFYSTDLHRLDLSTRIWVHLKPKNAPTDLPEERYRHELAHDTQRIYILGGGTSWTSYPLDKIHAYNLETNCWERIVTKPHEKIGYPAARRCHSCVQVKDEVFICGGYNGEQILSDLWKISLQTYQWSRLPALMPEPAYFHCAAITPAGCMYVHGGVVNLSENRRTGSLYKVWLVVPSLLELTLERLLKAYPRLPQLSSLQLHSLGLTHSLIQRLK